Below is a genomic region from Halobacterium sp. CBA1132.
AGTTCGACGTCCGTGTCTTCGAGGTAGCTCGTGTTCGGCGTGTGGCCGATGGCGACGAAGAACGCGCCGACGTCGAGCGAGAACTGCTCGGTCTCGTCGTCTTCGAGTTTCGCGGTCGGGTGTCCCTCGGGGTGGCGGACGAGCGTCACGTCCTCGACGCCGGAGTCGGGCGTGCCGTTGACCTCGACGGCTTCCGTGTTCCACAGCACTTCCATGTCGCCGTTGTCGACGTGCTCCTCGATGCGCTCCTCCCAGTAGTCCTCCGCGCGCAGTTTCTCGCGGCGGTGGACGAGGTAGACGGTGTCCGCGAACTTCGTGAGGAACGACGCCTCCTCGGCGGCCGCGTCGCCGCCGCCGACGACGACCATGTCCTCGCCCTTGAAGAACGCGCCGTCGCAGGTCGCACACGTCGAGACGCCGTAGCCCATGAGTTCGTCCTCGCCGGGGATGCCGAGGGTGCGCGCGCTCGCGCCGGACGCCGCGATGACGGCGTCGGCCGTGTAGACATCGCCGTTCGAGAGCTCCACGCGGAACGGCCGCACGGTGTCGTCGACGTTCTCGACGACGCCGTGTTCGAGCTCCGAGCCGAAGCGCTTGGCCTGCTCTTTCATGTTGTTGATGAGGTCCGGCCCCGAGATGCCCTCCGGGAAGCCCGGGTAGTTCTCGACGTCGGTCGTGAGCGTGAGTTGGCCGCCGGGCTCGTCGCCCTCGAACAGCAGCGGGTCGTTGTTCGAGCGCGCCGCGTAGATGGCCGCCGTCAGCGCCGCGATGCCCGTCCCGGTGACGACGAGCTTGCGGTGTTCGACGACGTCGTCGGCGCTATTGTCCGCAATCCCGAGCTTCTCGTCCAGTTCGCCGGACTGGTCGAGTTCGTGCGTGTCGTCCCAGCCGCCGATGAGTTCGTCGTCGATGAACACCTCGGGAGCCGTCTCGCGGCCGTTCGCGCGCTCTTTCATCTCCGCGAACAGCTCCTCGTCGCCCGTAACGTTGTACGTCACGTAGTCGACGCCCTTCGCGTCGAAGAGGTCCTTGGCCTTCTCGCAGTACGAGCAGTCTGTCTTCGTGTAGATTTCCACTCGGGGCTCGTCGGTCATACGTCCTAGTCGGTGGCCGCGGTGTTTGTACGTTGTGTTGGCCGGGAAGTGTGCCGGCACATCGGAGCCCCTCGTTCACGACGGCAGAATGCTTTTGCCCGAGCTTGTGTAACACGTACGTATGTCTGGTGCAGATACGAACGACGCGGGCGAACCGGAGAAGACGAACATCAACGTCCGGCTGACGGAGTCGCTGCTCGCGGACGTCGACGCCACGTGGCAGGACGAAGGCTACAACAGCCGGAGCGAGTTCATCCGCGAGGCGCTCCGGGACGCGGTCCGGCATCCTGGCCTGACTCGCGAGAGCTGGAAGGAGATTGCTGCCGTCGAGCACGCACGACGCACCGGTGACAGCGAGACGTTCTCCCGCGAGGACATTCTCGGCGATGACGAGTGACGGCGAGTGGACGTGGCAGTTCCGCGCGCCAGCGAAACGAACGTACGACGACCTCGACGCGCTGACTGGCGTCCCGCACTCGAAGCTCCGAATCGGTGCGTTCCGCCTCGGCGCCGTGTGTGACCACGAAGCGAAACTACTCGACGTGTACACCATCGAGCAACGCGGTAGCGCGTACAAACCCGGTGACGACTGACCCGCACTGCTGATTTCACGTCCGACTACCCAAGCGCTTACGCCCCGCGTCCCCCCACACTCGGGTATGCCCGCCGACCTCCACGAGAAGATGGACCGCTACGAGGGCTTGCTCGCGGACGCGCTCGCGGAAGCCGAAGCCGTCCCGCCCGCGGACACGCCGCTGGGCGAAGCCGCCGCCGAGTACGAGGAGATGGCTCAATCGTACCTCGACGACGGCCGCCACTTCCGCGAGAACGACGACCCCGTGAACGCGCTCGCTGCGTTCTCTTACGGGCACGCGTGGCTCGACGCGGGCGCCCGTATCGGCCTCTTCGACGTGCCCGAGACCGGCCACCTGTTCACCGTGTAGGCGCTCGCGCGACCGGAGCCGGCACGCCGTTCTGTGTCGGGTAGTTTTACGGTACTGCGCCGTTTCGAAGTAGTCGATGGAAGCCGCGCTCTGGTACGTGTTGACGGGGACGCGCGGCGGCCCGAACCGCGTGCGCCTGTTGCGGGCGCTCGCGGACCGGCCGAGAAACGCGAACCAGCTCGCGGAGGACTTGGACCTCGACTACAAGACGGTCCGGCACCACCTCGACGTGCTCGTCGAGAACGACATCCTGCAGTCCAGTGGCGACGACTACGGCGCGGTGTACCTGCCGACGGACGCGGCCCGCGACAACTGGGACACCATCGAGGAAATCATCGAGGAGGTCGAATGATGCACGATTCTAGGGGAATACCGGCCGAATTTGGGAAAGCGTATAACTACCGCTCCTGCCAACGGTGGTGTAGATGACAGTCTGGGCGGACGTGACGCGAGCGGCGATGGCGGTGAACGTCGTCGCGCTGCTCGCGCTCTGCAGCGTGTGGGTTCGCAACTACCGGCAGATTCAGTCGAAACACACGCTCGGCCTGCTCGTGTTCGGCCTGCTGTTGCTCGGGGAGAACGCGCTCGGCCTCTACTACTTCGTGATGCACGACGCGCTCACGGCGTGGTTCAGCGGGCTACCGTCCATTTCCGCGACGGCGATGATGGCGCTGCGGCTCCTCGAAACCGCCGCCATCGCGTTCCTGCTGTGGGTGACGTGGGACTGACCCGGCACTGACTCGCTGCTCCGACTCGCGTCGCTGATTCGTCGGCACCGACCAGCACCGCTGCTACTCCGTCCTCCGACACCGCGCCCCTGCGACGGCCCGTTTCGACACCGAAATTCGAGACTTAGCAGCTGATTGATATTGCTCCTAGAGCGCCCTAGGGACGCAATTTGGCGGGTTTCCGGGGTAAATTGGGTCCGAATTCGGGAGATCTTCTTTCAAGTACCGGGTGTCGACTGGGGTATGCGGGAACGCATCAAAGCACTCGTGCTCACAGCCGTCGTGGTTGGCTCGCTGTTCGCTGTCGCACCCGCGGCAGCGGCGGCCGACCAGCAGGCGACTGCGAGCGTCACGTTCGACGCACAGACTTCCGGTGGCCAGACGGTCACTGTCGACAGCGCCACGCTCCCGAACGGCGGGTTCGTGACGATTCACGACAGCAGCGTGCAGGACGGCGAGACGCTCGCCAGCGTCGTCGGGTCGTCCGCGTACCTCGAACCCGGGACCCACGACAACGTCACCGTTCGCCTCGACGAGCCACTCAGTGAAGACGACACGCTCGTCGCGATGCCCCACAAGGACACTGACGGCGACCGAATCTACGAGTTCGTGTCCGCGAACGCGGGCGCCGACGGCCCCTACGTCGCTGACGGCGGCGCCGTCGTCGACGCCGCGAACGTCACCGCGTCCGCGACTGTCTCGATGACCGACCAGCCGACCGACGGCGACTCCGTGGTCGTGGACCGCGTCGAACTCGCGCAGGCCGGGTTCGTCGCCGTCCACGATAGCAGCCTCCTCGACGGCGACGCGACCGGCAGCGTCGTCGGGCACTCCCAGTATCTCTCCGCGGGCGTCCACGAGAACGTCCGCGTCGAACTGAACGAGTCCGTCGGCGACGAGACGGTGATTCCGATGCCGCACGTCGACTCTGACGGCGACCAGACCTACGACTTCGTGACCTCCGAGGGGGCCGATGACGGCCCCGTCGTGGACATGAACGGCGAAGCGGTCGTCGACACCGCGATGGTCACGCAGTCCGACACCGCCTCGATTAGCGCGATGAACCAGACCACTGGCGGCCACTCCGCGGTCGTCGACTCCGTGTTCCTGCCCGAGGGCGGCTTCGTCACCGTGCACGACGGCAGCGTGACGGAGGGCGCCGTCTTCGAGAGTATCCGCGGCACGTCGATGTACCTCGAACCCGGCCTCCACCGCAACGTCCGCGTCGCGCTGGACGACCCCTACACCGAGGACGGCACGCTCGTCCCGATGGCGCACATGGACACTGACAGCGACGAAGCGTACACCTTCGAGCAGTCCGAGGGCAGCGCAGACGGTCCCTACACGGCCGACGGGAGCGCCGTGGTGGACACCGCCGCAGCGACCGTCTCCGCCTCGGTCAGCGTCGACCACCAGCAGTCCGACGGCCACACCGTCGTCGTTGACTCCGTGGACCTCAGCGAGGGCGGGTTCGTGACGATTCACGACGCCTCCCTGTTCGCCGGCGAGACGCTCGGTAGCGTCGTCGGCACGTCGATGTACCTCGAAGCCGGCCACCACGAGGATGTCGAAGTCACGCTCCACGACCCCGTCAACGAGTCCCAGACTATCGTCGCGATGCCGCACGTCGACACCGACGGCGACCAGTCCTACGACTTCGTGACCTCCGAAGGCAGCGACGACGGGCCGTTCACCGCGAACGGCGGCGCAGTCGTCGACACCGCACACGCGTCCGTGAACGCCGTCACGGTCGTCAGCGACCAAGACAGCGACGGGTCGACGGTCGTCGTCGACTCGGTGACGCTCGCGAACGGCGGGTTCGTGACGATTCACGACGGCACGCTCGCCGAGGGCGCGGTCTTCGACAGCGTCGTCGGGACCTCGATGTATCTCTCGCCCGGCACGCACGAGGACGTCGAAGTCAGCCTCGACAGCGAGCTCGCCGGCGAGACGACCGTGTTCGCGATGGCGCACGTCGACTCCGACGGCGACGAGACGTACACGTTCGTCGAGTCCGAGGGCAGCGCCGACGGTCCCTACGTCGCCTCCGGCGCACCCGTGATGAGTTCTGCGACGGTGGACGCCCCCGCGATGACGACGACCACCGAGACGATGGAGACGACTGAGACGATGCAGCCCACCGAGGCTGATGGCACGTCCGCCGACGAATCCGGCGGGAGCGTCCCCGGCTTCGGTATCGGCATCGCGGTCGTCGCCGTCCTCGGCGCCGCGCTGCTGGCGGTCCGCCAGCAGTAACGCGCTCGTCCCCGCTGCTACGGTCCAGCGCGCTCCGGAGCGGCCACCAGCCATTTTTCAGGTGCCTGTCTACGTCCACACGTTCATGAAGCACGACGAGTTCGTCGGTGCGGTCCAGAACCGTGCCGAACTGGCCTCCCGTGGCGAAGCAATCCGAGTCACCCGAGCCGTCCTCACCACGCTCGGCGAGCGCCTGCAGCCCGGCGAAGCGTCCGACCTCGCAGGCCCGCTCCCGATGGAGATAGACATCTTCCTCCACGACGCCGACTCCGGCCAGATATTCGACTACGACGACTTCGTCCAGCGGGTCGCCGAGCGCGCGAACGCCGACTATGCCGACGCCGCCTTCTACGCCCAAGTCGTGATGGACGTCGTCGACGAGGCGGTGCCCGAGAGCGAACTCCAGGACGTCACCGCCCAGCTCCCAGAGGACTACGACGACCTCTTCGAGCTCGTCGGCACCGACGAGTACTACTGAACGACGCGGGGCCTCAACCTTTTTCCCGGCAGCCGTTCGACTGGGGAGCATGGCGCACGAGGCGTACGTGCAGTTGGTCTGTCCTGAATGTCAGAAACAGTGGGAGAGTACGCCGAGCGACCTACCCACGCACGACAAGAACTTCAGTTGTCCGAACTGTCACGCCACGCGGCGGACAGCGGAGTTCATGCGAACCGACCGCGACCTGGAGAACTTGAAACGGTTGCAGTAACTCAGACGACCGACCGGGCGCCACAGGCCTCGCAGTGGAGGCGTTCGGTGTCGTCGTCGACTTCCAGATTCGTGTCCGGCAGCCCGCACTCGGGACACGTGACGTACGTGTCGACGTACTCGTCGAGGACGGCCTCGACGCGGCGCTGGCGGAACCCACCGGTGAATCGGGCGCGCCCGTTCTCGTCGATTTGGGCGCTCGTCCCGAGTTCGTTCTGGATGAACTTCAGCACGTGATTCTGCTCGCGGCCGAGGCGGTCGAGCGTGTCCTGGAAGTTCTCGTACACCGTGACGTTGCCCTCCTCGCGGACGTTCGGCTCCGGGACCTCGAACCGGCTCTCGCTGCCCGCGACGTCGGGCTTCTCCTGCATCGCGCGGTCGAGTTGCTCCTCGTAGTCCATACCCGGACGAAGTAGCGGCCCGCACAAAAGCCTTTCAAAAACCCGGGTCGCCCCGAAATCGCCCGCGTTCGAGAGAGCCGTGGTAACACCTCTCAGGATAATACTATAACCCCGTGACCGTTAGAATTGGCTGCCATGAAGAAGCAGGAGCTCATCCACCTCCACGGCCTCCTCGCAGAGGTCGGGAACTACTACGAGGAGTGCGAAGCAGACAAAATTTCTCTCGACGAGTACGAAGATCTCGGCGTACGACCGACATCCATTCACAAATCGAAGACGGACCACAAAGCGGCTGTTTTCGCGCTTGCGGGCGGCATCACTTCGGCGATGGACGAACCCGAAGAGCAGGAAGCCGTCCCCGCCCAAGCTGACTGACGCGGCGACACAAGACGTCTCCTGACGTACTCACGCTCTCCAGCGCTACGCTTCCCCTTCGCTGTCTCCGTCTCCATCTTCGCTGTCTC
It encodes:
- a CDS encoding FAD-dependent oxidoreductase, producing MTDEPRVEIYTKTDCSYCEKAKDLFDAKGVDYVTYNVTGDEELFAEMKERANGRETAPEVFIDDELIGGWDDTHELDQSGELDEKLGIADNSADDVVEHRKLVVTGTGIAALTAAIYAARSNNDPLLFEGDEPGGQLTLTTDVENYPGFPEGISGPDLINNMKEQAKRFGSELEHGVVENVDDTVRPFRVELSNGDVYTADAVIAASGASARTLGIPGEDELMGYGVSTCATCDGAFFKGEDMVVVGGGDAAAEEASFLTKFADTVYLVHRREKLRAEDYWEERIEEHVDNGDMEVLWNTEAVEVNGTPDSGVEDVTLVRHPEGHPTAKLEDDETEQFSLDVGAFFVAIGHTPNTSYLEDTDVELDDEGYIVTHGGKGGGQTLTDVEGIFGAGDVVDYHYQQAVTAAGMGSKAALDADDYLESEASASAAEGTEAAPADD
- a CDS encoding winged helix-turn-helix domain-containing protein; its protein translation is MEAALWYVLTGTRGGPNRVRLLRALADRPRNANQLAEDLDLDYKTVRHHLDVLVENDILQSSGDDYGAVYLPTDAARDNWDTIEEIIEEVE
- a CDS encoding translation initiation factor IF-2 subunit beta; amino-acid sequence: MDYEEQLDRAMQEKPDVAGSESRFEVPEPNVREEGNVTVYENFQDTLDRLGREQNHVLKFIQNELGTSAQIDENGRARFTGGFRQRRVEAVLDEYVDTYVTCPECGLPDTNLEVDDDTERLHCEACGARSVV
- a CDS encoding type II toxin-antitoxin system RelE/ParE family toxin encodes the protein MTSDGEWTWQFRAPAKRTYDDLDALTGVPHSKLRIGAFRLGAVCDHEAKLLDVYTIEQRGSAYKPGDD
- a CDS encoding ribbon-helix-helix domain-containing protein; this translates as MSGADTNDAGEPEKTNINVRLTESLLADVDATWQDEGYNSRSEFIREALRDAVRHPGLTRESWKEIAAVEHARRTGDSETFSREDILGDDE
- a CDS encoding PGF-CTERM sorting domain-containing protein — encoded protein: MRERIKALVLTAVVVGSLFAVAPAAAAADQQATASVTFDAQTSGGQTVTVDSATLPNGGFVTIHDSSVQDGETLASVVGSSAYLEPGTHDNVTVRLDEPLSEDDTLVAMPHKDTDGDRIYEFVSANAGADGPYVADGGAVVDAANVTASATVSMTDQPTDGDSVVVDRVELAQAGFVAVHDSSLLDGDATGSVVGHSQYLSAGVHENVRVELNESVGDETVIPMPHVDSDGDQTYDFVTSEGADDGPVVDMNGEAVVDTAMVTQSDTASISAMNQTTGGHSAVVDSVFLPEGGFVTVHDGSVTEGAVFESIRGTSMYLEPGLHRNVRVALDDPYTEDGTLVPMAHMDTDSDEAYTFEQSEGSADGPYTADGSAVVDTAAATVSASVSVDHQQSDGHTVVVDSVDLSEGGFVTIHDASLFAGETLGSVVGTSMYLEAGHHEDVEVTLHDPVNESQTIVAMPHVDTDGDQSYDFVTSEGSDDGPFTANGGAVVDTAHASVNAVTVVSDQDSDGSTVVVDSVTLANGGFVTIHDGTLAEGAVFDSVVGTSMYLSPGTHEDVEVSLDSELAGETTVFAMAHVDSDGDETYTFVESEGSADGPYVASGAPVMSSATVDAPAMTTTTETMETTETMQPTEADGTSADESGGSVPGFGIGIAVVAVLGAALLAVRQQ
- a CDS encoding DUF357 domain-containing protein encodes the protein MPADLHEKMDRYEGLLADALAEAEAVPPADTPLGEAAAEYEEMAQSYLDDGRHFRENDDPVNALAAFSYGHAWLDAGARIGLFDVPETGHLFTV
- a CDS encoding DUF2267 domain-containing protein, whose protein sequence is MKHDEFVGAVQNRAELASRGEAIRVTRAVLTTLGERLQPGEASDLAGPLPMEIDIFLHDADSGQIFDYDDFVQRVAERANADYADAAFYAQVVMDVVDEAVPESELQDVTAQLPEDYDDLFELVGTDEYY
- a CDS encoding UPF0058 family protein; this encodes MKKQELIHLHGLLAEVGNYYEECEADKISLDEYEDLGVRPTSIHKSKTDHKAAVFALAGGITSAMDEPEEQEAVPAQAD